The DNA sequence CCAGCCAGAGCATGAACCGCGAACACTGCATCATGGGGCGCAGTCGGTGCGTCGCGGTGAATCCGTCGGACACGGCCCCCGCGCTGATCGCGCTCGACGCGAAGCTGACCGTGCTGCGCGAAGGCAGGGGAGAGCCGAAGGCGGAGATCTACGACGCCGAGGACTTCTTCATCGGCCCGGCCACCGACATCACGCGAATGACGGTCATGCGGCCGGGAGACCTCCTCTCCGCCATTCACCTTCCCGACTACTGGGCTGGGGCGACCCACTACTACGAGAAGGTGCGCGATCGCAACTCCTGGGATTTCTCGCTCGTGACCGTGGCGGCCGCCTTCAAGGTCAGCGACGGAGTCATCCGCGACGCTCGGATATCCGTCAACGGAGTCGCGCCCTTCCCAGTGCGAGCCACCGCCGCCGAACGCATAGCCACCGACACCGGCGGCGGCGAGGCCGTCGCGACCGAGGCCGGAGAAGCGGCGGTCGCCGGTGCGCGCGCTCTCAGACACAACGACTTCAAAATTCCTCTCATGCGCAACCTGGTGCGGCGAGCCGTGAGGAGCGCCGTCTAGCAGCCCATGGACAACGTCTCCCACGGCAGCACGCCGCTGCATCCGCGCCGGACGACGCTTCGCTCGTTGTCGCTCTTCGGGCGAATAGCGGCGCTATTCATTCCGCATCGCGTGTTGCCGGCGCGGCGCTTCGCCACGGGCTTCTAAGATGGAGCTCTGGCGTCGAGCGCAGGGCCCCTGGGGCCAGGACATGGTGGTGGGCGTGTCGTGGGATCTCATGTGGCTGGCCATATTCGTGGCGGCCCTCTTCCTGGTGGCGCATGCCGCCTGGG is a window from the Gemmatimonadota bacterium genome containing:
- a CDS encoding FAD binding domain-containing protein, with product MAIIRDMIPSFDLFQPTELDATLALLAEHGDDAWIIAGGLDSYDWLKDRIKRPTAVVDIGGVAELNGVNDAEGGGLDIGAMTTLTDLVRDRRVGASYALLAEAAGHVATPQIRHQGTIGGNLAQDTRCWYYRSGWPCYRAEGNTCYASSSQSMNREHCIMGRSRCVAVNPSDTAPALIALDAKLTVLREGRGEPKAEIYDAEDFFIGPATDITRMTVMRPGDLLSAIHLPDYWAGATHYYEKVRDRNSWDFSLVTVAAAFKVSDGVIRDARISVNGVAPFPVRATAAERIATDTGGGEAVATEAGEAAVAGARALRHNDFKIPLMRNLVRRAVRSAV